A part of Prolixibacteraceae bacterium genomic DNA contains:
- a CDS encoding T9SS type A sorting domain-containing protein produces MKRVLQTIMVLLCVSQLLAQPYAQTETSKQIGKKIVGYIPSYRMGKFNPNQLDYLSDIIVFSIFPDPITGKIGIHSTVKGKAIYKNIKGGKGLKQVDLEKVITESQKRGVKVHICVGGGDYSIPFRELVKNNKESQLAKDLALFCENYDIDGVDIDWEFPKNYDDYLKMKQLLTVLHTTLSPDKISLSAAFANNRTSQPYSIKVAKDCAHMLEMINVMGYVDTFNGVKIAKDVFVNYCKIPREKVIAGVPFYTCGPRKRPTRGVPYEKLLTLAKDASVTVSPAQNSVRIGTLNYVYNGVERLKDKAKYSIKELGGLMIWELGQDVSPLDDKYSLLRAIHSEMSKSTVTPTPSSPTVVTCKVYPNPFIEYLTFNFLKKGNYKIAIFNQTGRKVNEWNPKINVPMRIRRRVSSTGGKGVYRVVITDQSGVVVLRKGLVRN; encoded by the coding sequence ATGAAAAGAGTTCTACAAACCATTATGGTGCTTCTATGTGTAAGTCAATTATTAGCACAACCTTATGCACAGACAGAGACAAGTAAACAGATAGGGAAAAAGATTGTTGGGTATATTCCATCTTATCGGATGGGTAAGTTTAATCCCAATCAACTTGATTATTTATCGGATATTATCGTTTTCTCCATCTTTCCTGATCCAATTACAGGAAAGATAGGAATCCACTCTACTGTAAAAGGAAAAGCAATTTATAAGAATATCAAAGGGGGAAAAGGACTTAAACAGGTAGACCTTGAGAAAGTCATCACAGAAAGTCAAAAAAGAGGAGTTAAAGTACACATTTGCGTTGGTGGAGGTGACTACTCAATACCTTTCAGAGAGTTAGTCAAAAATAATAAGGAGTCACAACTTGCAAAAGATTTAGCTCTATTTTGTGAAAACTACGATATTGATGGTGTAGATATTGATTGGGAGTTTCCAAAAAACTATGATGATTATCTAAAGATGAAACAGTTATTAACTGTTCTCCACACAACTCTAAGTCCAGATAAAATATCACTTTCTGCTGCATTTGCCAATAATAGGACGTCACAACCTTATAGTATTAAGGTGGCAAAAGATTGTGCACATATGCTTGAGATGATTAATGTAATGGGATATGTTGACACATTCAATGGAGTTAAAATTGCCAAAGATGTCTTTGTAAACTACTGTAAAATACCTAGAGAGAAAGTCATTGCAGGAGTTCCATTCTATACCTGCGGGCCTAGAAAGAGACCGACTCGTGGAGTTCCATACGAAAAGCTTCTAACTCTAGCAAAAGATGCTTCAGTGACAGTTTCCCCAGCACAAAATAGTGTACGTATAGGAACACTCAACTATGTATACAATGGAGTGGAACGATTAAAGGATAAAGCGAAGTATAGTATCAAAGAGCTAGGAGGCCTGATGATATGGGAATTGGGACAAGATGTTTCCCCCTTAGATGACAAATACTCTTTGCTAAGAGCTATTCATAGTGAGATGTCAAAAAGTACAGTAACACCTACACCTTCATCTCCAACAGTTGTTACATGTAAAGTGTATCCTAATCCATTTATTGAATATCTAACATTTAACTTTCTGAAGAAAGGAAATTATAAGATCGCAATCTTCAACCAAACAGGTCGTAAGGTGAACGAATGGAATCCTAAGATTAATGTTCCGATGAGAATTAGACGAAGAGTTAGCTCAACAGGAGGTAAGGGTGTTTACAGAGTGGTCATAACGGATCAGTCAGGAGTTGTAGTGCTAAGAAAAGGATTAGTCCGTAACTAA